One part of the Chloroflexota bacterium genome encodes these proteins:
- a CDS encoding redox-sensing transcriptional repressor Rex: MALREIPDIVVGRLPVYLRALSRMVQEGQRITSSKELGERLGISSAQIRKDLSHFGEFGKQGTGYQIEFLIQQLQRILKVEAEWEVALVGVGDLGHALAHYNGFANRGFRITALFDSDPAKVGMSINGLSVLDAVNMMQEIRDRGLKIAMLAVPADKAQPVADQLIAAGIKGILNYAPINLAVPKGVKVQYIDPVIHLQRMTFYLPPE; this comes from the coding sequence ATGGCTTTACGGGAAATTCCAGACATCGTTGTCGGGCGATTGCCGGTTTATCTTCGCGCCCTGTCGCGCATGGTTCAGGAAGGCCAACGGATCACATCGTCCAAAGAGCTTGGCGAGCGGCTGGGAATCAGCTCGGCCCAAATTCGCAAAGACCTTTCGCATTTTGGCGAGTTCGGTAAACAGGGCACGGGCTACCAGATCGAGTTTCTGATCCAGCAACTGCAACGGATTCTCAAAGTGGAGGCCGAGTGGGAAGTGGCGCTGGTGGGCGTGGGCGACCTGGGCCATGCGCTGGCTCACTACAACGGCTTCGCCAATCGCGGCTTCCGCATCACCGCCCTCTTCGACAGCGACCCGGCCAAAGTAGGCATGAGCATCAACGGGTTGTCGGTTTTGGATGCGGTGAACATGATGCAGGAGATTCGGGATCGCGGCCTTAAGATAGCCATGCTGGCCGTGCCTGCCGACAAAGCCCAGCCCGTGGCCGATCAGTTGATCGCCGCCGGCATCAAAGGCATTCTTAATTATGCGCCCATCAACCTCGCCGTGCCCAAAGGCGTAAAAGTGCAGTACATTGACCCGGTCATTCACCTTCAGCGAATGACGTTTTACCTGCCGC